In a single window of the Ciconia boyciana chromosome 7, ASM3463844v1, whole genome shotgun sequence genome:
- the ZNF639 gene encoding zinc finger protein 639: protein MNEHPKKRKRKTLHPSRYSDSSGATKYIDNSGIFSDHCYSVCSMKQPDIKFSENRGRFHSPVHSLDTDDDGSPVHAGTSQWTGSHSNVVGLHYTDPKKKDKDKGTNNGMCRDLCDSPIFSDSPTEEEKPLDIQTVEISTTEVNAVEVHDIETQTVSPEKLEAEDLEEIPLETCKIFEKNQALNITAQQKWPLLRANSSGLYKCELCDFNSKYFSDLKQHMILKHKTCTDTHVCKVCKESFSSKVQLIEHVKLHEEDPYICKYCDYKTVIFENLSQHIADTHFNDHLYWCEQCDMQFSSSSELYLHFQEHSCDEQYLCQFCEHETNDPEDLHSHVVNEHACRLIELSDSYNNKERGQYSLINKISFDKCKNFFVCQVCGFRSRLHTNVNRHVAIEHTKIFPHVCDDCGKGFSGMLEYCKHLSSHLSEGIYLCQYCEYSTGQIEDLKTHLDFRHSADLPHKCTDCLMRFGNEKDLLSHLQIHETA from the exons ATGAATGAACATcctaaaaagaggaaaaggaagactcTACATCCTTCTCGATATTCAG attcttCAGGTGCAACCAAATACATAGACAACAGTGGGATTTTTTCTGACCACTGTTACAGCGTCTGTTCTATGAAACAGCCAGAtataaagttttctgaaaacagag gtaGATTCCACAGTCCTGTGCATAGCCTAGACACAGATGATGATGGGAGTCCAGTGCATGCTGGGACTTCTCAGTGGACTGGGTCACATTCAAACGTTGTGGGGTTGCACTATACAGACCCTAAAAAGAAGGATAAAG ATAAAGGCACTAATAATGGAATGTGCAGAGACTTATGTGATTCACCTATATTCAGTGACAGCCCTACAGAAGAGGAGAAACCTCTAGATATTCAAACTGTAGAAATTTCTACAACAGAAGTGAATGCTGTAGAAGTTCACGATATAGAAACACAAACTGTGTCACCTGAGAAGCTAGAAGCTGAGGACCTAGAGGAAATCCCTCTGGAAACCTGtaaaatctttgaaaagaacCAGGCTTTGAATATCACAGCTCAACAGAAATGGCCTTTGCTGAGAGCCAACAGCAGTGGCTTATACAAGTGTGAGCTCTGTGACTTTAATAGCAAGTACTTTTCTGATTTAAAGCAGCACATGATCCTGAAGCATAAGACATGTACAGACACTCATGTCTGTAAAGTTTGTAAAGAAAGCTTCTCCAGCAAAGTGCAGCTCATTGAACATGTAAAACTACATGAGGAGGATCCGTACATCTGTAAATACTGTGATTACAAAACAGTGATATTTGAGAATCTGAGTCAGCACATAGCAGACACTCACTTCAATGACCACCTGTATTGGTGTGAGCAGTGCGATATGCAGTTCTCCTCGAGCAGCGAGTTGTACCTGCACTTCCAGGAACACAGCTGTGACGAGCAGTATTTGTGTCAGTTCTGTGAGCATGAAACAAATGATCCAGAAGATCTCCATAGCCATGTGGTGAACGAACATGCGTGTCGACTGATAGAGTTAAGCGACAGCTATAATAACAAGGAGCGCGGACAGTACAGTCTCATaaacaaaatcagttttgaCAAGTGCAAAAACTTCTTTGTATGCCAAGTGTGTGGCTTTAGGAGCAGGCTGCATACAAATGTCAACAGGCACGTAGCAATTGAACACACCAAAATATTCCCTCATGTTTGTGATGACTGTGGGAAGGGCTTTTCAGGTATGTTGGAATATTGCAAGCATTTAAGCTCTCATTTATCTGAAGGGATTTATTTGTGTCAATACTGTGAATATTCAACAGGACAGATTGAAGACCTTAAAACTCATTTGGATTTCAGGCATTCAGCAGACTTGCCTCATAAATGTACTGATTGTTTAATGAggtttggaaatgaaaaagatctTTTAAGTCATCTTCAGATACATGAGACAGCTTGA